One Oncorhynchus keta strain PuntledgeMale-10-30-2019 chromosome 23, Oket_V2, whole genome shotgun sequence DNA segment encodes these proteins:
- the exoc3 gene encoding exocyst complex component 3 produces the protein MEETNREAVATAVQRVAGMLQRSDQLDKVEQYRRREARKKASVEARLKAAIQSQLDGVRTGLSQLHNALGDVKDIQNSLADVSKDWRQSINTIENLKDVKDAVVQHSQLASAVENLKNIFSVPEIVADTQVLIEQAELLEAHRKLMDLECSRDDLMYEQYRMDSKNTHDMNLIRNYFGEVQGLSDDLAKQLWMVLQRAMGTVRRDPTMLVSVVRIIEREEKIDRRMLDRKKQTGFIPPGRPKSWKEKMFEMLEGTVTTRIEGSQSVTREADKMWMVRLLEITRKYVLDDLIVVKNLMVQCFPPHYNTFDRFFKLYHNAVSMRVQELAAEDLEANEIVSLLTWVLNTYKSEEMMGHPELLTEYDINLMDPLLPQVVVDELLSKYLQTFTSNITGWLRKALETDKKDWFKETEPEADQDGYYQTTLPAIVFQMFEQNLQVAAQINETFKEQVLKLCLKQMNSFLVRYREEAIAYKEDHLRDRQLPQCYVQYMIAIINNCHTFKESINSLKKKYFKSTEPTQNDAAIEKTLNDVAKDGCQFLLDEVFLDLEHHLNELLTRKWLTGTHAVDTICVTVEDYFNDFAKIKKPFNTEMTSEAHRRVVVEYIKAVMQKRITFKNADERREGADRMIKEAEQFKFLFRKLTAGEETDRLCDAIAAIAEVFKLTDPTLLYLEVSTLVSKYPDIREEHIVALLAMRGDASRDMKQMIMETLNQNKPTYSGITQPIFKDITVPTVTMTSMSSSMAATANKLLK, from the exons ATGGAGGAGACGAACAGGGAGGCGGTTGCTACGGCCGTGCAGAGAGTGGCAGGGATGCTGCAGCGCTCAGACCAGTTGGACAAAGTGGAGCAGTATCGCCGGCGAGAGGCCCGCAAGAAAGCTTCAGTAGAAGCCCGACTGAAG GCTGCCATCCAGTCCCAGTTGGATGGGGTTCGCACAGGGCTCAGTCAGCTCCACAATGCCCTTGGGGATGTAAAGGACATCCAGAACTCCCTGGCAGACGTTAGTAAGGACTGGAGGCAGAGTATCAACACTATTGAAAACCTCAAAGATGTAAAAGACGCCGTGGTCCAACACAGTCAGCTTGCCTCAGCCGTCGAGAACTTAAAGAATATCTTTTCAG TGCCTGAGATAGTGGCAGACACCCAGGTTCTGATTGAGCAGGCCGAGCTGCTAGAGGCCCACCGTAAACTCATGGATCTGGAGTGTTCGCGGGACGACCTCATGTACGAGCAGTACCGAATGGACAGCAAAAACACTCACGACATGAACCTGATCCGCAACTACTTTGGCGAGGTGCAGGGCCTATCTGACGATCTGGCCAAGCAGCTGTGGATGGTGCTGCAGCGCGCCATGGGCACGGTGCGCCGCGACCCCACCATGCTGGTCTCAGTGGTGCGCATCATTGAGCGTGAGGAGAAGATCGACCGGCGCATGCTGGACCGCAAGAAGCAGACAGGCTTTATCCCCCCGGGCCGGCCCAAGAGCTGGAAAGAGAAGATGTTTGAAATGCTGGAAGGCACAGTCACCACACGCATCGAGGGCAGCCAGTCGGTGACGCGCGAGGCAGACAAGATGTGGATGGTGAGACTGCTAGAGATCACCAGGAAGTACGTACTGGACGACCTGATTGTGGTGAAGAACCTGATGGTGCAGTGCTTCCCACCACACTACAACACCTTTGACAGATTCTTTAAGCTCTACCACAATGCCGTGTCCATGCGGGTGCAGGAGCTGGCTGCAGAAGACCTGGAGGCCAATGAAATTGTGTCCCTCCTCACCTGGGTCCTCAACACATACAAAAG TGAGGAGATGATGGGTCACCCAGAGCTGCTGACAGAGTATGACATCAACCTGATGGATCCTCTGCTGCCTCAGGTGGTGGTGGATGAGCTGCTCAGCAAATACCTGCAGACCTTCACT TCCAACATCACTGGCTGGCTGCGCAAGGCTCTGGAGACAGACAAGAAGGACTGGTTTAAAGAGACAGAACCAGAGGCGGATCAAGACGGGTACTACCAGACCACCCTCCCTGCCATCGTCTTCCAG ATGTTTGAGCAGAATCTCCAAGTGGCAGCCCAGATCAACGAGACATTCAAAGAGCAGGTCCTGAAGCTCTGTTTAAAACAGATGAATTCATTTCTCGTCAG GTACAGGGAAGAGGCGATTGCCTACAAGGAGGACCACTTGAGAGACCGGCAGCTCCCTCAGTGCTACGTCCAATACATGATCGCCATTATAAACAACTGTCATACATTCAA GGAGTCTATTAACAGTCTAAAGAAGAAATACTTTAAATCTACGGAGCCCACCCAGAATGACGCTGCCATAGAGAAGACCCTGAACGACGTGGCCAAAGATGGCTGCCAGTTTCTATTGGATGAAGTCTTCCTAGATTTGGAG CATCATCTCAATGAGTTGCTGACCAGGAAGTGGTTGACTGGGACCCATGCAGTGGACACGATCTGTGTGACAGTCGAGGATTACTTCAACGATTTCGCCAAGATCAAGAAGCCTTTCAATACG GAGATGACCAGCGAGGCCCATCGCAGGGTGGTGGTGGAGTACATCAAGGCTGTGATGCAGAAACGGATCACCTTCAAGAAcgcagatgagaggagggagggagcggacAGGATGATTAAGGAGGCTGAGCAGTTCAAGTTCCTCTTCAGGAAACTCACTGCT GGTGAGGAGACTGACCGGCTGTGTGATGCCATCGCTGCTATAGCCGAGGTGTTCAAACTCACAGACCCCACCCTGCTCTACCTGGAGGTCTCCACGCTGGTGTCCAAATACCCTGACATCAG GGAGGAGCACATCGTGGCCTTACTGGCGATGAGAGGGGATGCCAGCCGAGATATGAAGCAGATGATCATGGAGACACTGAACCAGAATAAGCCTACCTACTCAGGGATCACCCAGCCCATCTTCAAGGACATCACCGTCCCCACCGTGACCATGACCTCCATGTCCTCCTCTATGGCCGCCACTGCCAACAAACTGCTGAAATAA